In the Quercus lobata isolate SW786 chromosome 5, ValleyOak3.0 Primary Assembly, whole genome shotgun sequence genome, one interval contains:
- the LOC115989235 gene encoding UPF0481 protein At3g47200-like, translated as MSTSITETGGSSMATGIGNLEMSTISGGSTQQFSTGGLINVPDHLRKLDEQAFTPLLISIGPIHHSNVKLQTMKKYKVLFCERFMQRVNINLQNLEDKIRRREDEIRSYYTETILSSISSDDFVTMIRVDGMFILEYFLRDSDPRLVGNDHMIAEWMRPILKFDLVLLENQLPFFVLEMLFNLATFPDDLEINHLPLRYLAFGFFQCYNFQMKQLGYFNVKIEHFTDLVRLFYLSEQLLDRRSGGAKLSYSATQLHEAGIKFKGVEFDENMRHYRGNRRFLDIRFDLKKGVLEIPCIALNEEKIRLIRNIIALEQSIYVEHAYVTDFFVILNFLIKTSKDVDLLCDKGILINYLGDSNAAASAINNLNTKILGDYMNKEYLKICEDLNASYEQLWYGWRAPWHRWRETLWRQYFSTPWRAASTSGGIILLVLTAIQTVCSLKSTRW; from the coding sequence ACAGGAGGCTCTTCAATGGCAACTGGAATTGGAAATTTGGAAATGTCAACAATATCTGGAGGTTCGACGCAGCAATTCTCAACTGGGGGTTTGATCAATGTTCCAGATCACCTTCGCAAACTGGATGAGCAAGCCTTCACTCCTCTACTTATTTCTATTGGCCCTATTCACCACTCCAATGTAAAATTACAAACCATGAAAAAGTACAAAGTTCTATTTTGTGAGCGTTTCATGCAACGGGTTAACATAAACTTACAGAATTTAGAAGACAAAATAAGAAGGAGGGAAGACGAAATTCGCTCTTACTATACAGAGACTATTTTGTCCAGCATAAGCAGTGATGATTTTGTGACAATGATTCGGGTGGATGGGATGTTCATTCTTGAGTACTTCTTGAGAGATTCTGACCCACGTTTGGTAGGGAACGATCATATGATAGCGGAATGGATGCGtccaattttgaaatttgactTGGTATTACTTGAAAATcagcttcccttttttgttttagagATGTTGTTCAATCTAGCAACCTTTCCGGATGACTTAGAGATAAATCACCTTCCTTTAAGGTATCTTGCTTTTGGTTTCTTTCAATGTTACAACTTTCAAATGAAGCAGCTTGGTTATTTCAATGTGAAAATTGAACACTTCACAGATCTGGTTAGATTGTTTTATCTAAGTGAACAATTACTAGATAGAAGATCTGGAGGGGCTAAACTGTCATACTCTGCAACCCAGCTGCATGAGGCAGGAATCAAGTTTAAGGGAGTTGAGTTTGATGAGAATATGAGACATTATAGAGGGAATAGACGCTTTCTTGACATAAGGTTTGATTTAAAGAAAGGAGTGTTGGAAATCCCATGCATTGCATTAAATGAGGAGAAAATACGTCTTATTCGAAACATTATTGCATTAGAGCAATCCATTTATGTAGAGCACGCATATGTTACGGATTTCTTTGTCATCTTGAATTTCCTTATCAAAACTTCCAAAGATGTAGATTTACTTTGTGATAAGGGAATCCTCATTAATTACCTTGGCGACAGCAATGCAGCAGCATCAGCTATCAACAATCTTAACACCAAAATCTTAGGGGATTATATGAATAAAGAATACTTGAAAATATGTGAAGATTTGAATGCATCCTATGAGCAACTTTGGTATGGATGGAGGGCACCGTGGCATAGATGGAGGGAAACATTATGGCGTCAATATTTTAGCACTCCTTGGAGAGCTGCTTCTACCAGTGGTGGTATTATCCTTCTTGTGCTCACGGCCATACAAACTGTATGCTCTCTAAAGTCCACTAGGTGGTGA